In a single window of the Danio rerio strain Tuebingen ecotype United States chromosome 20, GRCz12tu, whole genome shotgun sequence genome:
- the calm1b gene encoding calmodulin-1b has product MADQLTEEQIAEFKEAFSLFDKDGDGTITTKELGTVMRSLGQNPTEAELQDMINEVDADGNGTIDFPEFLTMMARKMKDTDSEEEIREAFRVFDKDGNGYISAAELRHVMTNLGEKLTDEEVDEMIREADIDGDGQVNYEEFVQMMTAK; this is encoded by the exons GCTGATCAGTTAACAGAGGAGCAGATTGCAG AGTTCAAGGAGGCTTTTTCCTTATTCGATAAGGATGGAGATGGTACCATCACGACCAAAGAGCTGGGCACTGTCATGCGGTCGCTGGGTCAAAACCCTACAGAGGCAGAGCTGCAGGACATGATCAATGAGGTGGACGCCGACG GAAACGGAACCATAGATTTCCCAGAGTTCCTGACGATGATGGCCAGGAAAATGAAGGACACAGACAGCGAGGAGGAGATCCGCGAAGCCTTTCGGGTATTTGACAAG GATGGTAATGGCTACATCAGCGCTGCAGAGCTGCGTCACGTAATGACAAACCTGGGCGAGAAACTGACAGATGAGGAGGTGGACGAGATGATCAGAGAAGCCGACATTGATGGAGATGGACAAGTGAACTATGAAG